Part of the Caballeronia sp. SL2Y3 genome is shown below.
TACGAGCCGCTCATCGACCGGTTATCAACGGCGTTCGCTGCGCTGAAGGTCGGACCGAGCGCGCTCGATCTGGACTGCGGCCCGCTCATCAGCGCGAAGCAGCAGCAGCGCGTGTGGGACTTTCTCTCCGATGCGCAGCACGACGGCATCGCGATGGCCGCGCATGGCGAAGTCGTCGCCGATGCGCCCGAAGCGGGCTTCTATCAGGCGCCGACGCTTTTGCGCGACGTGCCGCCGACGCATCGCCTGGCGCGCGAGGAAGTGTTCGGCCCGGTGCTCGCCGCGATGCCCTTCGACGACGAAGCCGACGCGCTCAGGCTCGCGAACGGCACGGACTACGGCCTCGTCGCGGCCATCTGGACACGCGACGGCGCGCGGCAGATGCGTCTTGCGCGCCGCGTGCGCTCGGGACAAGTGTTCATTAACAACTATGGCGCGGGCGGCGGCATCGAATTGCCGTTCGGCGGCGTCAAGCATTCGGGACACGGACGCGAGAAAGGCTTCGAGGCGCTGTATGGCTTCACGACGCTCAAGACTATTGCCATCAAACACGGATAAAAGGAGACGACATGCGACTGCAAGGCAAAACGGTGATCGTGACGGGCGCGGGCTCGGGTTTCGGCGAAGGCATTGCGAAGACGTTCGCACGCGAAGGCGCGAACGTGGTGGTCAACGATCTGAACGGCCCGGCGGCCGAACGCGTGGCGAGCGAGATCGCGCTCGGGTCGTCGTCATCGGCGACGCATGGACGCGCGATCGCGGTCACGGGCGACGTCACGAAGCGCGCGGACTGGCAGGCGCTTTTCGATGCCGCGATTCAGGACTTCGGCAGCGTGCAGGTGGTCGTGAACAACGCGGGCACGACGCACCGTAACAAGCCGGTGCTGGATGTCACCGAGGCCGAGTTCGACCGCGTGTATGCGGTGAACGTGAAGAGCATCTACTGGAGCGTCGAGCAGTTCGTGCCGTACT
Proteins encoded:
- a CDS encoding SDR family oxidoreductase; this encodes MRLQGKTVIVTGAGSGFGEGIAKTFAREGANVVVNDLNGPAAERVASEIALGSSSSATHGRAIAVTGDVTKRADWQALFDAAIQDFGSVQVVVNNAGTTHRNKPVLDVTEAEFDRVYAVNVKSIYWSVEQFVPYFREQGGGAFINIASTAGVRPRPGLVWYNGSKAAVIVASKALAVELGPDRIRVNCINPVMGETGLLSEFMGMEDTPANRQKFLATIPLGRLSTPQDIANAALYLASDDAEFITGVALEVDGGRCV